The Salvelinus fontinalis isolate EN_2023a chromosome 36, ASM2944872v1, whole genome shotgun sequence genome window below encodes:
- the LOC129835281 gene encoding dnaJ homolog subfamily C member 3-like has protein sequence MESGRRKGLNGFLSSFSLLCVILDIQLNGVLGATHVEIEQHLEMGRKLLAAGQLAEALSHYHYAVEGDSKNYLTYYKRAAVFLAMGKSKSALPDLTRAIQLKPDFLAARLQRGNILLKQGNTQDAREDFETVLQRSPDQEEARDQLMRANELEELREEAHAAHHRGDYSTTITVLDRVVELSPWDPESRELRAECYIRLGDPRKAIQDLTPTTQLRNDNRAAFLKLSTLHYNLGEHQESLGHVRECLKLDQDDKDCFSHYKQVKKLSKQLDSAEEHIEEARYQEAIDKYESVMRTEPNVPYYTNKANERICFCLVKNKMAAKAIDICSEAHQRDPRNINILRDRAEAFILNQDYEKAVEDYQEAREFDKESNEIREGLERAQKLLKLSRKRDYYKILGVNRSANKQEIIKAYRKLAQQWHPDNFREEAEKKEAEKRFIDIASAKEVLTDPEMRQKFDSGEDPLDPESQQGGGGGQGGQGWPFHFNPYESGGNYHFKFNH, from the exons ATGGAGTCGGGTCGACGGAAAGGTCTCAACGGGTTCCTGTCTTCTTTTTCACTGCTCTGTGTCATTCTGGACATCCAGTTGAACG GTGTCTTGGGGGCAACTCATGTGGAGATTGAGCAGCACTTGGAGATGGGCCGTAAGCTTTTGGCCGCCGGTCAACTGGCGGAGGCTTTGTCCCACTACCACTATGCAGTGG AGGGAGACTCTAAGAACTACCTCACCTACTACAAGCGGGCAGCTGTGTTTCTGGCCATGGGGAAGTCCAAATCAGCCCTTCCAGATCTGACCAGAGCCATCCAGCTCAAACCAGACTTCCTGGCT GCCAGACTGCAGAGAGGGAATATCCTCCTGAAGCAGGGCAACACCCAGGATGCTAGGGAGGACTTTGAGACTGTG ctgCAGCGCTCCCCTGACCAGGAGGAGGCGCGGGACCAGTTGATGAGGGCCAACGAGCTGGAGGAGCTGCGGGAGGAGGCCCACGCGGCCCACCACAGAGGAGACTACAGCACCACCATCACTGTGCTGGACCGCGTCGTAGAG ctCTCCCCCTGGGACCCTGAGTCTCGGGAGCTCCGGGCTGAATGCTACATCCGCCTGGGAGATCCCAGGAAGGCCATCCAGGACCTGACTCCCACCACCCAGCTGAGGAATGACAACCGAGCAGCCTTCCTCAAGCTCAGCACCCTGCATTATAACCTGGGAGAGCACCAGGAGTCACTAGG TCACGTCCGAGAGTGTCTGAAGCTGGACCAGGATGACAAGGACTGTTTCTCGCACTACAAACAGGTGAAGAAGCTCAGCAAGCAGCTGGACTCTGCCGAGGAGCACATCGAGGAGGCGAG GTATCAGGAGGCCATAGACAAGTATGAGTCAGTGATGAGAACAGAGCCTAATGTGCCATACTACACCAACAAGGCCAATGAGAGGATCTGCTTCTGCCTGGTCAAG AACAAGATGGCTGCTAAGGCAATAGACATCTGTTCTGAAGCCCACCAGAGAGACCCACGCAACATCAACATCCTCCGAGACAGAGCTGAGGCTTTCATCCTCAACCAGGACTACGAGAAAG CGGTGGAAGACTACCAGGAAGCGAGGGAGTTTGACAAGGAGAGCAATGAGATCAGGGAAGGTCTAGAGCGAGCCCAGAAACTGCTCAAGCTCTCTCGGAAGAGAGACTATTACAAGATCCTGGGTGTCAATAG GAGTGCCAACAAACAGGAAATCATCAAGGCGTACAGGAAGCTGGCCCAACAGTGGCATCCTGATAACttcagagaggaggcagagaagaagGAGGCGGAGAAAAGGTTCATCGACATCGCCTCGGCTAAAGAGGTGCTCACCGACCCag AAATGCGTCAGAAATTTGACTCGGGCGAGGACCCCCTGGACCCAGAGAGCcagcagggtggaggagggggtcaGGGTGGCCAAGGATGGCCCTTCCACTTCAACCCCTACGAGTCCGGCGGCAACTACCACTTCAAGTTCAACCACTAG